One window of the Rosa rugosa chromosome 3, drRosRugo1.1, whole genome shotgun sequence genome contains the following:
- the LOC133736389 gene encoding protein TIC236, chloroplastic isoform X2 → MSGKLHCPFLGVPIHSSLSGRNHGNLIHWDTRHVGRRVVRRCVSEKQNYWITQAMRVSHFWGKNVELFKRTFELKNGKIQCVKEPFSQSKALVRSLSPLWEEGLLLVRCSVFVAVISGVCLLVWYGQKKAKGLIEARVLPSVCSVLSEYIQREVVFGKVRRISPLSITLEACSVGPHYQEFSCGEVPSMKLLFHPFASLRRGRIVIDAVLSHPTVLIAQKKDFTWLGIPSSEGSLQRHLSTEEGIDHRTKTRRLAREEAADRWERARDEAARKAAEMGYIISDKGSTPSKGDDSKEGDSHSGDLTTSESFLCMDEKMHWRDHCMDTGVDYDIKHADLEKSLGVKIPGSGLKFWSRVIKGPKKHKFKRKGNGNDISASGFTAKRRILGDSAVRALAYFQDLVHGKSDEPSQASGSYDVMNLDTYLMKNEVANNANTCVAAIGRETVRDENRNGKGSRDSADHALKENQNANSHLSSFNPIHDPLDRSNVDAKSSYPSTENVSETNTSCNVKDEDFGNDVKNNHSEDGESERQAGETLQNSTSMIPPFATYDHVPTWPLSQKLGIPSFSRNAGVPISHLLSGLIQKLTSSMRPRVEDIVAELVDEVNIVQPEGIEKMLPVTLDSVQFKGGTLMLLAYGDREPREMENVNGHVKFQNHYGRVHVQVNGNCKMWRSDIISEDGGWLSADVFVDIVEQKWHANLKVANLFAPLFERILEIPLMWSKGRATGEVHLCMSRGESFPNLHGQLDVTGLAFQTIDAPSSFSDISASLCFRGQRIFLHNASGWFGDVPLEASGDFGIHPEEGEFHLMCQVSCVEVNALMKTFKMKPLMFPLAGSVTAVFNCQGPLDAPIFVGSGMVSRRMSQSVSDFPPSAASEAVLKSKEAGAVAAFDRVPFSCVSANFTFNTDSCVADLYGIRASLVDGGEIRGAGNAWICPEGEVDDTSMDVNFSGSMCFDKILHRYIPGYLQLMPLKLGDLNGETKLSGSLLRPRFDIKWTAPKAEGSFSDARGDIIIAHDSITINSSSTAFDLSSKVLTSYKDKDWLNKRDAETKSAMPFVVEGIDLDLRMRGFEFFSLVSSYPFDSPKPMHLKATGKIKFQGKVLKPFSISNGQEFGSERNKQQVNMTDTGKTNSLVGEVSISGLKLNQLMLAPQLAGSLSISRECIKLDATGRPDESLVVEFVGPLKPNSETNTQSGQLLSFFLQKGQLKANICFQPFHSASLEIRQLPLDELELASLRGTIQKAEIQLNLQKRRGHGLLSVLRPKFSGVLGEALDVAARWSGDVITVEKTVLEQSNSRYELQGEYVLPGSRDRNPAEKERGGLLKRAMAGNLGSVISSMGRWRMRLEVPRAEVAEMLPLARLVSRSTDPAVHSRSKDLFVQSLQSVGLYTESLKELLEVIRGHYTPLNEVILEDDLPGLTELRGSWHGSLDASGGGNGDTMAEFDFHGDDWEWGTYKTQRVLAVGAYSNDDGLRLEKIFIQKDNATVHADGTLLGPKTNLHFAVLNFPVSLVPTVIQVIESSATDAVQSLRQFLAPIRGILHMEGDLRGSLAKPECDVQVRLLDGAVGGIDLGRAEIVASLTSTSRFLFNAKFEPIIQTGHVHIQGSIPVTFVQNNMLEEEDLEKDKSRATSWDHGWVKERGRGSSDDASEKKLPRERNEEGWDTGLAESLKGLNWNILDVGEVRIDADIKDGGMMMLTALSPYAKWLQGNADIMLQVRGTVEQPVLDGYASFHRASISSPVLWKPLTNFGGTVHVKSNRLCITSLESRVSRRGKLFVKGNLPLRTSEASLGDKIDLKCEVLEVRAKNILSAQVDTQMQITGSILQPNISGSIKLSHGEAYLPHDKGSGAAPNRLATNEPRLPSTGVDRAVASRYVSRFFSSQPAASWTKFPQPSAVKQAVQEMEQVNIKPNVDIQLSDLKLVLGPELRIVYPLILNFAVSGELELNGPAHPKSIKPRGILTFENGDVNLVATQVRLRQEHLNIAKFEPEHGLDPMLDLVLVGSEWQFRIQSRASNWQEKLVVTSTRSVEQDALSPTEAARVFESQLAESILEGDGQLAFQKLATTTLEKLMPRIEGKGEFGQARWRLVYAPQIPSLLSVDPTVDPLKSLASNISFGTEVEVQLGKRLQASIVRQMKDSEMAMQWTLIYQLTSRLRVLLQSAPSKRLIFEYSATSQD, encoded by the exons ATGAGTGGAAAACTCCATTGCCCATTTCTCGGGGTTCCTATTCACAGCTCTTTAAGTGGTAGAAACCATGGGAATTTGATTCATTGGGACACAAGGCATGTGGGAAGAAGGGTTGTCCGCAGGTGTGTGAGTGAAAAGCAAAATTATTGGATTACTCAAGCAATGCGAGTTTCACATTTTTGGGGGAAAAATGTGGAGTTATTCAAGAGAACCTTTGAGCTGAAAAATGGCAAGATACAATGTGTTAAAGAGCCTTTTTCTCAAAGCAAGGCTCTGGTGAGGTCTTTATCTCCTCTGTGGGAGGAGGGGTTACTTTTAGTTAGGTGCTCTGTATTTGTTGCCGTGATATCTGGGGTATGCTTGTTGGTATGGTATGGGCAGAAAAAAGCCAAGGGTCTTATTGAAGCCAGGGTTTTGCCTTCTGTTTGCTCAGTACTCAGTGAGTATATTCAGCGCGAAGTTGTTTTTGGTAAGGTTCGAAGGATATCACCTCTGAGCATCACATTGGAGGCGTGTTCAGTTGGCCCTCATTATCAGGAATTTTCTTGTGGTGAGGTCCCATCTATGAAACTTCTTTTTCATCCTTTTGCAAGTCTGAGGAGGGGAAGGATTGTGATTGATGCAGTTTTATCCCATCCAACTGTCTTGATTGCGCAGAAGAAGGATTTTACATGGTTAGGGATACCCTCATCCGAAGGTAGTCTGCAGAGGCACTTATCAACAGAAGAAGGAATTGATCATCGTACAAAAACTCGGAGGCTAGCTAGAGAGGAAGCAGCTGATCGCTGGGAAAGAGCAAGGGATGAAGCAGCTAGAAAAGCTGCGGAGATGGGTTACATTATTTCAGACAAGGGTTCCACTCCATCCAAAGGTGATGATTCAAAGGAAGGTGATAGCCATTCAGGGGATTTAACAACCTCTGAATCGTTTTTATGCATGGATGAAAAGATGCACTGGAGAGATCACTGCATGGACACAGGTGTCGATTATGATATCAAACATGCAGACTTGGAGAAATCATTGGGTGTAAAAATACCAGGTTCTGGGCTTAAATTTTGGTCCAGAGTGATAAAGGGACCTAAAAAGCACAAATTCAAAAGGAAGGGCAACGGGAATGATATTTCTGCATCTGGTTTTACTGCCAAAAGAAGAATTCTTGGGGATAGTGCAGTAAGGGCACTTGCATATTTTCAGGATTTGGTGCATGGGAAGTCTGATGAACCTTCACAGGCATCCGGAAGTTATGATGTGATGAACCTTGACACCTATTTGATGAAGAATGAGGTTGCTAATAATGCCAACACTTGTGTCGCAGCTATTGGTCGAGAAACTGTCAGAGATGAAAACCGGAATGGAAAAGGTTCTAGAGATTCAGCAGACCACGCCCTTAAAGAAAATCAGAATGCAAACAGTCATTTAAGTAGTTTTAATCCCATACATGATCCATTAGATAGGTCCAATGTAGATGCGAAATCCAGTTACCCATCCACTGAAAATGTTTCAGAAACTAATACCAGTTGTAATGTAAAAGATGAGGATTTTGGAAATGATGTTAAAAATAATCATTCTGAGGATGGTGAATCAGAAAGGCAAGCAGGTGAAACATTGCAGAATTCAACTTCCATGATACCCCCTTTTGCAACATATGATCATGTTCCCACCTGGCCCCTAAGTCAGAAATTAGGGATTCCCTCTTTTTCTAGAAATGCTGGAGTTCCAATATCCCATCTTCTCTCTGGTCTCATTCAAAAGCTGACATCTAGCATGCGCCCCAGAGTTGAAGATATTGTTGCAGAACTTGTCGACGAGGTCAATATTGTGCAGCCTGAAGGCATTGAGAAGATGCTTCCAGTTACACTGGATTCTGTACAATTCAAAGGAGGAACACTCATGCTACTTGCATACGGTGACAGGGAACCTCG AGAGATGGAGAATGTGAATGGACATGTGAAGTTTCAAAATCACTATGGTCGCGTGCATGTGCAAGTCAATGGCAACTGTAAGATGTGGAGGTCTGACATCATATCTGAAGATGGTGGCTGGTTGTCTGCAGATGTATTTGTTGACATTGTTGAACAGAAATGGCATGCGAACCTAAAAGTTGCTAACCTTTTTGCTCCG CTTTTTGAACGGATTTTagaaattccattaatgtggtCCAAAGGAAGAGCCACTGGTGAG GTTCACTTGTGCATGTCAAGAGGAGAATCATTTCCCAATCTTCATGGACAGCTTGATGTGACAGGGTTGGCTTTTCAAACAATTGATGCTCCATCATCATTTTCT GACATCTCAGCAAGCTTATGTTTCCGTGGCCAGCGAATATTCTTACACAATGCAAGTGGCTGGTTTGGTGATGTTCCTTTGGAAGCGTCTGGAGATTTTGGTATTCATCCCGAGGAAGGAGAGTTTCATCTTATGTGTCAG GTTTCTTGCGTGGAAGTAAATGCCTTGATGAAAACTTTCAAGATGAAGCCTCTTATGTTTCCG CTGGCTGGTTCAGTGACTGCAGTGTTTAACTGTCAAGGTCCATTGGATGCTCCTATATTTGTGGGAAGTGGAATGGTATCTAGAAGGATGTCCCAGTCAGTTTCTGATTTTCCTCCATCTGCCGCATCAGAAGCAGTTTTGAAAAGTAAGGAAGCTGGTGCTGTGGCAGCGTTTGATCGTGTACCATTTTCATGCGTGTCTGCCAATTTCACTTTCAACACTGATAGCTGT GTCGCTGACTTGTATGGAATTAGAGCTAGTCTTGTCGATGGAGGTGAAATTCGAGGGGCTGGGAATGCATGGATTTGCCCAGAG GGTGAGGTTGATGATACATCAATGGATGTGAATTTCTCCGGAAGTATGTGCTTTGATAAAATTCTGCATCGATATATTCCTGGGTATCTTCAACTGATGCCACTGAAATTAGGGGATTTAAATGGAGAAACAAAACTTTCTGGATCCCTTCTAAGACC GAGGTTTGACATTAAATGGACGGCTCCAAAAGCTGAAGGGTCCTTCAGTGATGCTCGAGGAGATATCATAATAGCGCATGATTCCATTACTATTAATTCCTCATCTACTGCCTTTGACTTGTCCTCAAAAGTTCTAACATCTTACAAGGATAAAGATTGGCTAAACAAAAGAGATGCTGAGACAAAGAGTGCCATGCCATTTGTTGTTGAGGGAATCGACTTGGATTTACGTATGCgtggttttgagtttttcaGCTTGGTATCTTCTTATCCCTTTGATTCTCCGAAACCCATGCATTTGAAAGCAACAGGGAAGATCAAGTTTCAGGGAAAGGTTTTAAAGCCTTTTAGTATTTCTAATGGACAAGAATTTGGTTCCGAGAGAAATAAGCAACAGGTGAATATGACAGATACAGGAAAGACAAATAGTCTCGTAGGAGAGGTTTCAATTTCGGGTCTCAAATTGAATCAGTTGATGTTGGCCCCTCAGTTGGCTGGATCATTGAGCATTTCACGTGAGTGTATCAAG TTAGATGCCACAGGTAGGCCAGATGAAAGTCTTGTAGTGGAGTTTGTTGGGCCACTGAAGCCTAACAGTGAAACTAACACACAAAGTGGACAATTGTTGTCTTTCTTCCTTCAAAAGGGCCAACTAAAAGCAAACATTTGCTTCCAACCATTTCATTCTGCTAGCTTGGAG ATACGTCAGTTACCACTCGATGAGTTGGAATTAGCTTCGCTCCGTGGAACAATACAAAAG GCAGAAATTCAGCTTAATCTTCAGAAACGAAGAGGTCATGGGCTGCTATCTGTACTTCGGCCAAAGTTTAGCGGTGTACTAGGTGAAGCCCTTGATGTGGCTGCTAGATGGAGTGGGGATGTT ATCACTGTTGAGAAAACCGTCTTGGAGCAAAGCAATAGTCGCTATGAGCTTCAGGGTGAATATGTATTGCCTGGCAGTCGAGATCGCAACCCTGCTGAGAAGGAAAGGGGAGGTTTATTGAAAAGAGCGATGGCTGGGAATCTGGGTAGTGTCATATCTTCTATGGGAAGGTGGAGAATGAGACTGGAAGTTCCTAGAGCTGAGGTTGCTGAGATGCTTCCCCTTGCCAGACTTGTTTCTCGAAGTACAGATCCCGCTGTTCACTCAAGATCAAAG GACCTGTTTGTTCAAAGCTTGCAGTCGGTTGGATTATATACAGAAAGTCTCAAAGAACTGCTTGAG GTTATACGGGGACATTATACCCCATTAAATGAAGTTATTCTGGAAGATGATCTTCCAGGTTTAACTGAGCTCAGAGGTAGCTGGCATGGCTCTCTTGATGCAAGCGGAGGTGGCAATGGGGACACAATG GCAGAATTTGATTTTCATGGGGATGACTGGGAGTGGGGAACCTACAAAACTCAGCGCGTTCTGGCAGTAGGTGCATACAGCAATGATGATGGTTTGCGCCTGGAAAAGATCTTTATTCAGAAAGACAACGCCACAGTCCATGCAGATGGGACTTTGTTAGGGCCGAAAACAAATCTACACTTTGCTGTTTTGAACTTTCCTGTTAGTCTAGTTCCCACTGTGATTCAGGTCATTGAATCTTCTGCTACTGATGCTGTTCAATCTCTACGGCAATTTTTAGCACCAATTAGAGGCATACTGCACATGGAAGGCGATCTTAGAGGGAGTCTTGCGAAACCAGAATGTGATGTGCAAGTCAGGCTCCTGGATGGTGCCGTTGGGGGGATTGATCTTGGACGAGCTGAAATTGTTGCTTCCCTCACCTCAACCAGTCGTTTTCTGTTCAATGCAAAATTTGAACCAATCATCCAAACTGGGCATGTACACATTCAGGGAAGCATACCTGTTACTTTTGTTCAGAATAACATGTTAGAGGAAGAAGATTTAGAAAAAGATAAAAGCCGAGCTACTTCCTGGGACCATGGTTGGGTGAAGGAAAGAGGCAGGGGGTCTAGCGATGATGCCAGTGAAAAGAAACTTCCAAGAGAGAGGAATGAAGAAGGCTGGGATACGGGATTAGCTGAAAGCCTTAAAGGTTTAAACTGGAACATATTAGATGTAGGGGAAGTCAGAATAGATGCTGATATAAAAGATGGGGGCATGATGATGTTAACTGCTTTATCTCCTTATGCTAAATGGCTTCAGGGCAATGCTGACATCATGCTTCAG GTCAGAGGCACAGTTGAACAACCAGTGCTGGATGGATATGCATCCTTCCACAGGGCGTCTATATCATCACCGGTTCTCTGGAAACCACTCACAAATTTCGGTGGCACAGTTCATGTGAAATCAAATAGGTTATGCATCACTTCATTGGAGAGTAGAGTAAGTAGAAGGGGTAAGCTGTTTGTCAAGGGAAACCTGCCCCTTAGAACAAGTGAAGCATCCCTTGGAGATAAAATTGACTTGAAATGTGAAGTTCTGGAAGTGCGGGCAAAAAATATTTTAAG TGCCCAGGTTGACACTCAGATGCAGATAACTGGTTCCATATTGCAACCAAACATCTCTGGAAGTATTAAATTGAGCCATGGTGAAGCATATTTGCCACACGATAAGGGTAGTGGGGCTGCCCCCAATAGATTGGCAACAAATGAACCTAGGCTTCCTAGTACAGGTGTTGATCGAGCAGTTGCCTCGAGATATGTTTCACGGTTTTTCAGTTCACAACCTGCTGCTTCATGGACAAAATTCCCTCAACCTTCAG CGGTTAAGCAAGCAGTACAGGAGATGGAGCAAGTGAACATTAAACCGAATGTAGATATTCAACTTAGTGATTTGAAGCTTGTTCTAGGACCAGAGCTGAGGATTGTATATCCTTTAATTCTAAATTTTGCTGTTAGTGGAGAGCTAGAGTTAAATGGTCCAGCTCATCCCAAATCGATAAAACCTAGAGGCATCTTAACTTTTGAAAATGGTGATGTCAATCTTGTCGCTACTCAG GTGAGGCTCAGGCAAGAGCATCTGAATATTGCAAAGTTTGAGCCTGAACATGGATTAGATCCAATGCTAGATCTAGTTTTAGTGGGGTCTGAGTGGCAATTCAGGATTCAAAGTCGAGCCAGCAACTGGCAGGAAAAACTGGTTGTGACCTCCACCCGTTCTGTGGAACAGGACGCTCTCTCACCTACTGAG GCTGCTAGAGTCTTTGAAAGTCAATTGGCAGAGTCCATCTTGGAAGGTGATGGGCAGCTTGCATTTCAAAAGCTTGCAACTACAACACTTGAAAAACTAATGCCAAGGATAGAAGGGAAGGGAGAGTTTGGTCAGGCAAGGTGGAGGCTAGTGTATGCACCACAGATCCCTAGCTTGCTTTCTGTTGATCCTACTGTGGATCCTCTCAAATCCCTGGCCAGTAATATTTCATTTGGTACAGAAGTTGAAGTCCAACTTGGGAAACGTCTTCAG GCCTCAATTGTTCGACAAATGAAGGACTCGGAAATGGCAATGCAATGGACATTGATCTACCAGCTTACCAGCCGCCTGCGTGTTCTGCTACAGTCTGCTCCTTCAAAACGCCTCATTTTTGAATATTCTGCAACATCTCAGGATTAA